CATATTTAAATTAAATACGGGGTTTTAAGTACTATAATCAAAAATATGATTAAGGTTCAATTGGAGCAAATGGCGGAATAACATCCGCATTTTGAGCACGATGACGTAAAAAATGATCCATTAAAACAATCGCTAGCATTGCTTCTGCAATCGGTGTTGCACGTACACCTACACATGGATCATGACGGCCTTTAGTCAACACATCGGTATCTTCGCGATTTAAATTAATTGTTTTACCTGGTGTCGTAATGCTTGCTGTTGGTTTTAGTGCAATAGCAACTCGAATAGACTGACCACTTGAGATACCGCCCAAAATCCCACCAGCATGATTCGCTAAAAAGCCATTACTGGTCAATTCATCACGTGTTTCATGACCAAATTGTCCAGCAACTGCAAAACCATCACCAATTTCTACACCTTTAACCGCATTAATGCTCATCATCGCATGAGCAATGTCAGCATCTAAACGATCAAAAACAGGTTCACCCCAGCCTACAGGAACTTTTTCAGCTACAATTTCTAGCTTAGCACCGCAGCTTGTTCCTTGTTCACGTAAAGAAGTCACCAAAGCTTCAAAACGTGAAACAGCATCTACGTCACCACAGAAAAATGGATTATTCGGAACTTCATTCCAATCCAGTTTTTCGGCAACTTCATTGCCAATTTGAGTAACGTGTCCACGAATCAAGACGCCAAATTTTTCTGCTAAATATTTTTTAGCAATTGCACCCGCTGCAACACGCATAGCAGTTTCACGAGCACTTGAACGGCCACCGCCACGATAGTCACGAAAACCGTATTTTTGCGTATATGTATAGTCGGCATGGCCAGGTCTAAAAGTTTGGGCAATATTGCCGTAATCTTTTGATTTCTGATCAGTATTCTCAATCAATAAACCAATTGGCGTGCCTGTCGTTTTGCCTTCAAAAACACCTGAAATAATTTTAACTTGATCAGGCTCTTTACGTTGAGTCGCAAACTTAGAAGTACCTGGTTTACGACGGTCAAGATCTTTTTGCAAGTCTTCTTCAGACAGCTCAAGGCCTGGTGGCACACCATCCACAATTGCCATTAAGCCAACGCCATGAGACTCACCACAAGTGGTTACACGAAAGAGTTGCCCAATAGTGTTCCCTGCCATATACCCAACTCCTTATATTTGCTCTTCAAATAGTTTTCTATAACGGCGACATTGTTCAGCAGTCAAAGCAAAAATACCTGAACCGCCTTTTTGGAAAGTGAGCCAGTTGAAATCAATCGTATTAAAGTTTTGACGCATTGACCATTCAGAATTACCTACTTCAATGACAATTAGGCCATCTTCAGTTAAATAATCTGCCGCTTCTGCAAGCATTTTACGAACTAAGTCTAAACCATCTTGGCCTGCTGCCAATGCAAGTTCAGGTTCATGTAAAAATTCTTCTGGTAAGTCAGCCATATCTTCAGCATCAACGTACGGCGGATTACTTACAATCAAATCATACTGATTTTCAGCTGGAATCTTGGCAAATAGATCTGATTCAAGCAATGCAACTTGATATTGCTTATTGTGGTGTTCAGTATTAATTGAAGCAACTTCTAACGCTTCTTTAGAGATGTCAGTTGCGTCTATTTCAGCGTCTGGATATGCATAAGCCAAAGCAACCGCAATACATCCAGAACCTGTACACATATCTAAAATACGGTGTGGAGTTTTAGGCTTTGCATTTTCTGGCAAATTATTGAGGGCTTCGCGCATTTGCCCATTTTCATCTAAACAATATGGTGCAAAACGTTGCTCAATTAATTCTGCAATTGGTGAACGTGGAATGAGTACACGCTCATCTACATAGAATGGCTTATTAAAGAAATAAGCAAGGTTTAATAAATAAGATGTTGGAATACGGTCATTAATACGACGTTCCAATAAGCTTAAAAATTCTGCTTTCTCACTTGGTAATAACTTCGCATCTAGAATTTCTGCGTCTGCTGACCATTCAAGAGATAAGGTTTGTAAAACTAATGCAGAGCTTTCTGCAAAATAATCTTCAGTACCTTGTCCTAAATGTGCATCATGTTGACGTAATGCTGATACCCCAAAACGAATGAAATCTCGAATTGTTGATAAATTTTCAGCCGCTTCCTGTAAATTTTCAGGGCTAATCGTCGGTCGCTCCACTTAGGCGTCTCCAAAGGCAAATTTTGCAAAGTGACTATTCTACTGAGTGAGGTACAGCAAAGCAACGCTTTGCCCTATGAACCGGAGTTTTACAGGCCTATCTCGAACAATCACACGTTAAAATCAGAATACTTTGTTTTAATTATAAAATAATGAAATTTAATTTAGATGTTCAAAACAAAAAACAGCCCTTAAATGGAGGGCTGTTCTTAAAGTTTAATTCGTTTTAAAGCTTAAGCTTTTCGGCAACATAATCAGAGTCTTTATCTCCACGACCTGATAGATTCACTACAATCATGGTTTCTTTTGCTAATTGGGGAGCTTCACGAATTGCCCATGCGACAGCGTGTGAGCTTTCAAGCGCAGGAACAATACCCTCAACACGAGAAAGTGTCATAAAAGCATCTAAACACTCTTGGTCAGTTGCAGTGCTATATTCAACACGTCCTAAATCTTTTAAGAAACTATGTTGTGGCCCAACACCCGGATAGTCTAGCCCTGAAGCAATAGAATGCACAGGTAAAGGTTCACCAGCCTCATTCTCAAGAACATAACACGCCATACCGTGAATTTGACTTGGCTTACCTAAAGTTAGCGTCGCTGAATGCATATTAGTGTCTAAACCATGTCCAGCCGGTTCAACCCCAACAAGTTTTACATCTGGATCATTTAAAAATGCAGTAAATGCGCCTATTGCATTTGAACCACCACCTACACATGCCACTACATAATCAGGGCTTTTTCCAAATCGTTGATGCGTTTGATCTTTAATTTCATTACCAATAATAGATTGAAAATCGCGAACCATTTTAGGAAATGGATGTGGTCCCACAACAGAACCAATGGCATATATAAAGTTTTTTGGGTCTTTTAAATATTCTTCAAATGCACTATCTACAGCATCTTTTAATGTTGCTGTACCACGTGTTACCGCCACCAAATGAGCACCCAAAATTTTCATTTTGACTACATTTGGATGTTCTTTTTCAATATCGACTTGCCCCATGTGAATTTCACACGGAATTCCCACTAATGCACAAGCAGTTGCCAAAGCGACCCCATGCTGACCAGCACCTGTTTCAGCAATAACTTTCTTTTTCCCCATATATTTAGCAAGTAAAGCTTCACCTAAACAGTGATTAATTTTGTGAGCACCTGTGTGGTTCAAATCTTCACGCTTTAAATAAATTTGTGCACCACCTAACTGTTCAGATAAACGCTTCGCATAAAATAAAGGACTTGGACGGCCTACATAATTTGTAAAGAGGTCTGATAATTCATTTTGAAATTCAGCTGTATGGCGAATTTCTTCATAAGCAACATTAATTTCATCCATTGCTTCTTTTAAATGTGGAGGAATAAATTGTCCACCATATTCACCAAAAAATCCTTGTTCATTCGGCAAAGCAATACCGTTAATTTGATGTTGCATATCATCCCTCTTTTTTAAATTATTAAAGTTATTAAGCTTATCGAGAAAGGTAACGCGTCAAATCCTCAATGCCTTTTAGCGTCATTGGATACATATGATTTTCAAAAATCTCTTTAATCCAACCAATGGTCTGAGTGTAATGCCAATACCCTTCTGTTTCAGGGTTTAACCATGCTGTTTTATCAAAATGCTGACGTAGGCGACGTAACCAAACTTCACCTGTTTCATCATTCATGTATTCAACCGAGCCACCCACCGATTTCAGCTCATACGGTGCCATACTGGCATCACCCACTACAATTACACGATAGTCGCGTCCATAGGTGTGAAACAGATCCCATGTGTTCATGCGGGTTGCTGTTCTTCGGTAGTTATCTTTCCAGACATAATCATAGAGACAATTATGGAAATAGAAGTATTCGAGTGTCTTAAACTCACTTTTAGCAGCACTAAACAGTTTTTCGCATTGAGCAATGTGAGCATCCATCGAACCACCCACATCAAACAACATCAGTACTTTTATTCGATTTCGACGCTCAGGTACCATTTGAACATCTAAAATACCTTGCTTGGCTGTTTCACGGATTGTACCGTCAACATCCAACTCTTCAGCTGCACCTTGGCGCGCAAATTTTCGCAAACGGCGCAAAGCAATTTGCATCTGACGAGTACCAAGGACTTGGTCGTCATCCAGATTTTGGTATTTACGTTGTTCCCAGACTTTAACTGCCGAACGTTTACGCCCTGGTCCACCAATTCTGACGCCTTCTGGATGATCTCCAAAGGCTCCAAAAGGTGAAGTGCCTCCAGTACCCACCATGCGGTTACCACCCTGATGTTTTTTATGCTGTTCGCGTAACCGCTCTTCCAACATTTTCATCAGTTCTTCTAAGGAACCTGCTTTTTGGAGTTCTGCTCGTTGTTCAGGAGTTAAATGCTTCTCTAGAAGTTCTAAATCAAACCAGTCTTTTGGTAACTTATGAACTTGTTTGAGTAACTCATCCAGATCAAAGGTTTCAATGCCGTCAAAGTAGTCTTTCATGGAACGATCGAACTTGTCAAAAAAGCGCTCATCTTTAACTAAAATTGTTTTAGCAAGTTGATAGAACTCTTCTTGATCGGCAAAAACTAAACCTTCACTTACTGCACGGTTTAAGTCAATAAGCTCACGAGTTGTAACTGGAACACCGTATTTACGTAAGGTGTAAAATAACCGCACAAACATGGGTTATTCCCTCCTTTAACGTCGAGACATGAAAGCCAAACGTTCGAGGAGTTGTACATCCTGCTCGTTTTTGATCAGCGCACCATATAAAGGTGGAATAGCTTTAGATGTATCTCGATTGCGTAATACATCTTCTGGCATATCATCTGCCATGAGCAAGCTTAGCCAATCAATTAACTCTGAGGTTGATGGTGGTTTCTTCAAATTAGGAATTTCACGTAATTTAAAGAAAACCTGTAAAGCTTCGTTTACTAATGTTGCAGAAATATTTGGGAAATGAACCGCAATGATTTCTCGCATTGTAGTTTCATCTGGAAACTCAATGTAATGAAAGAAACAACGACGCAAGAAAGCATCTGGTAATTCTTTTTCATTATTCGAAGTAATAATTACAATTGGGCGTTGTGTTGCCGTAATGGTTTCATTGGTTTCATAAACATAAAAAGACATTTTATCGAGTTCATGCAGCAAGTCATTTGGAAACTCAATATCGGCTTTGTCAATTTCATCAATTAACAAAACACAACGCTCTTCACTCGTGAAAGCTTCCCACAATTTACCGGGTTTAATATAGTTCTTAATATCGTAAACTCGATCATCACCTAACTGGCTGTCTCTTAAACGAGAAACCGCATCATATTCATACAACCCTTGCTGCGCTTTGGTTGTCGATTTGATATGCCAAGTGATCAGTTTTAAACCTAAACTTTGTGCTACCTGTTCAGCAAGTAAAGTTTTACCCGTGCCAGGTTCACCCTTAATGAGTAAAGGCTTTTGTAAAGCACGAGCTGCTTTTACAGCGAGCTTAAGACTATCAGTCGCGATATATTGATCTGTACCAGTAAAATGTTGGGTATCAGCAGACATGTAAAGACCTTATTTTTCTATTTCAATGGTTAGATGGAACGCATGCTTTTGTTCGTTGAATATTTTGACCAACAATATCCAATCACCAAACCTAGACCAACTACAAACAGAATTAAAGATAAATTTGACCAAATTAGAGGGCTATCTTTGGTTAAAACACCAAATAGTAGTCCAAAAATAGCCGGTGCTACCGATGCATTCGGTCCTTCAGACACTGTTGGTGTAACTAAAATAGCAAAGACAATAAGCCAACTAATTGCACCAAAAGTTGTAGGAAGGCGACGCATTAATCGCCACCAACACCATAAAGCAATAATAGCGCCTATTCCATAAGCTGTTAAAGCAATAACACCTTCAGGAACAACATCCAAAAAAGAGAATAATTGATTCATTATTCCAGTTTGATCTTCACGCACCACGTAAGCCCTCTGGTTCAACCGCATTTGGGTTAATTAACCCTTCTGGCGGCATCTGAATAAAGAAACCTTTTGTTTGTAATGAGTCTAAAACATGTAAAACATTAGCACGCGCCAATTTACGTGTTGGAGCTAATTCTAAATGCATGACAAACGTTGCACGACCAAACGCTTGTACAACAGCTTCAGGAATATTTTCAAACGGATCAGCTTGTTCCGTATCGTCAGGATAGTTTGGACGAGCAATATACATGTACATTTCATCTTTTTTGCTCGATCTATAAATATCACAGTGCATTTCAAATCAACTCTTGAACTAAGGACAGCATACATGAAAAAAAACGACTCACACACGCAGGTTTGTTTACGCATCAGTCGTTTTTTTAATTCTTGGGAAATATTAACCTACAACATTGATTAAGGTCGATAATAACTTTGTTCCAGATAAAAGCTGGGTACCACAGTAAATTGACAAACATTTGATTTTAAACATTAAATATAGTTTTTAACTTCAATAAAATAAAAACAATTTTTAGGAAAAAAGAAAAAATGTTCGTTACTGAGTACTTTTTGTGATCTATTTTTAATACTTTCGCACATTAATACTATGAAATTTATGACATTAAAGTGAGTTATTACATTTTAAAATTCACATTTAACTAAAACTTCTAACCACTTAATACACATTGGCAGACATTACTTAACTGGTTTAAATTATCAGCATGTTTAAATATTAAATATCTTAATTATAGATGTGGAGGATGAACTTATGCCTCGCGGTGATAAAACAGCTTACACAGCAAAGCAAAAACGTCAGGCTAAACATATTGTTGAGAGTGAAGTAGATAGAGGTCACTCTCAAGAAGAAGCCGAACGAATTGCATGGTCTACTGTCAATAAACAAGATGGTGGCGGTAAGAAAAAGTCTCACTAAAACAAACATTAAGTACTTCTTTAGCTTTGTTTAAAGAAGTACTTTCATCAAAGACAAATTAATGGTGTTTAGAAAACTCGAGAGCTCTTTATATAGTCATCGCTTACTTGATTTAAGGCACTCAAAATAGCGCTATCATTTTGACTTAACAGAGCTTCATTTAAACATTCCATGTAATCTATAAGCATAGTCTTAGAAGTGTTGGCAAATTCAGAGGTTACTGCTTCATCTTCATATAAAATCACGTAACTACGTGCAAAACCATAAATTAGATAGACGGCAGCTTTTTCTTTTGTATTTTGAGATTCTTTAAGAGACTGTTCACAAGCATTTTTTAAATCTTTAAATGCATCTGTACCAGTAGATTGATTTTTGAAAGATAAAAGTATTTTTTGGAAGTTCATATCCATATTCCACTCAAAAAGTAAAGCTACAGAAGATGATAAAACCTGTCAAATAAAATCATGATTAATATAAGTTTAATTGTAAATAAATTTATATTTCTTTAGCACTATATAAAAGACCGCTCACAAAAGAGCAGCCTAATAAAAATCGATATTTAAAAGCTTATTTCTATCGTTATTGTAGTACCAGAGTGTTCAATATTGGTTGAAATATTGAAGCCTCTCCCCTTAAGTTCCTCTTCTACTGACGTAAGATGATCAGGGCTTACAGCATCAATAGGAAACTGAAAAGTTGCTTTTCTTTTCCCTGCTTTAGATTCAGTTTCAGTACCAGTTAAAATTTTTTCCAGCATGGTCTCTTGATTGATTTTAAAATTTTTAGCATTTTGGCGCGCTTGTTCAGCACTAAAGTTGTTAAGCATATTTATCTCTCTAATTATTCATTCAATTCAATTTATAACATAAAGAAAAGATCATCAATATTAAGATATTGATCATTTTAAAGTCATTTCGTATAGAATAAAAAGCCAACCCAATTGGGTTGGCTTTTTTATTTCTGCACCGAAACAAACTTATAGTTATATATTATTTATGTAGAAATTGTTTTTCTTACAACCAAGAATATACAGACCTGTATGTTTAATCAATTGAATTTTTCTCACTAAATCAGTTAATTTAATTCATTATCACTTTTACAAATTAAAATTGCTTCAATTCATCACTTTACTAGCTTTTTAAAAAGTTAATTATTGAATATAAATGATTACTTTATTAACTATTAATATTCAATATCTATTATTTATGAATAAAAACTACTTAATTTAAATTATTCACTACTCTTAATTAAAAAAGCCCATCACGAAGATGAGCTTTAAATTTTAACGATCACATCATTTTAAATGGATAGACTTTGTTTTTCTTCTTGAAATAACTGAATTAGTGGTTGAGTTAATAGCTCATAACGCCAACCCAAAAGATAATCAGGCAAGTCTTGTTCATTCCCTTGAGAAAGAACATGTTGATGAATTGCATTTAGCCATTTCTTTCTAAGTAATACTTCTTTAGGAATAGAAGTTTCACTTATTGCATGGGCAAGCACCATATCCATTTTATGTAGAGTTTCTTTAGATGTTACTTTAAAAGGTTTGGCAATTTTTGTTGGCCATTCACTTTCATTCGGTAAATCTTTAAGTAATTCTAAAATAGTTTTTCCATATTCACGAACTACATTTGGGCGAATATCTTTAACTTGCGAGAGTTGAAAACTATTACGTGGATTCTTTTCAACCATATCAATCATGGTTGAGTTTCTAAGAATAAAACTGCGTGGCTGATTGGTCGCTTTAACAATGTATTCACGCCATTCACTTAAATTTTGCAGTTGCATCAATTGACGGCGCGAATGACGGTAATTACCAACATCGCTATAGAGTAACTCTGTTGGTGTTTCACTAATAATTTCTTTAGTTAAACTTCTACAATCTTCAAGAACGTAGTCATAAAGCCCTTTCTGCTTAAGCTGTTCTTGAATATGATGAGCTAACTTCATTATATATAGAACATCATTTGCCGCATAACAAAGTTGCTGAGGCGATAAAGGTCGAGCTAACCAATCTGATCTTGTTTGATCTTTTTCAATGTCAATGTCTAGACAAAGCTTTAAAGCACCTTGGTAACTTACTTGTAGTCCATGGCCTAAGAAAGAAAGCCCCACTTGAGTATCAAACACATTAAGCAGATCTTCTTGATCAGCGTAATGATAGATTAAATCGATGTCTTCCCCACATGCATGAAAAATATTTTGCTGTGCGAGAAATATTCTTTTCCAAAACTGACTTAGATCTAATGAAACACCATCCAACAGATAGACATTGCCATTTACATTGACTTGGCATACCCCAAGTTTAGGCCAAAGGGTGTCAACCTTAATAAATTCTGTATCAAGTCCATATATCGAACATTGATCCATTTTTTGAAGAACATCAACCAAATCGGTTTGCTGTTGGATAAACTGAAACATGCTTTCTCAAGTAAATGCAAAGAGTGCTTAGAACTCTGGTATATATAACATAGAAGTAGGAAATTACCACTTAAACCTTTATGAATACTCTATTTTTGAACAATTTTTCGAAAATAGATAATTTTTTGATCTTTTATTTATACTTTTAAAGTTAACTCCAAATATTCATTGTTTAAAATCTATAAGATCTTTTTCATTTTTATGTGCATTCATATTTTATTTAAAAGATCTTTTGTAATTAAAAACACAATAATATTTGCCTTTTATAGCCAAATTAATAAATTTAATTCAATTTTATATGGCATTAATGAAACAAGCATCGAAATGCTTATTTCATTCTCATACGGTTATGAACTGCCTGACTTAAGGTATGGCTATCTACATACTCAAGTTCACCACCTTGCGGTACACCTTGAGCAATACGTGTCATTTGTATAGGTAAGTGCTTAGTCGCTTCTACCAAATAATGAGCCGTTGCCTGGCCCTCTACCGTCGCATTTGTTGCCAAAATCACTTCTTCAATAGTGCCTTGACTTAAACGCTGAATCAGATAAGGAATACCAATTTCTTCTGGGCCAATCCCATCTAAGGGTGACAGGTGTCCGCCTAAAACATGGTATTTACCACGAAAACTTCCGCTTTGCTCAATCGCCATTACATCAGCTGGTGATTCAACCACACACAATAGTTGATCTTCTCGCTCAGTTGAGGCGCAAATATCACAAATTTCATGTTCAGTTAGAGAATGACAAACGCTACACTCATGAATATAACTTGAAGCTTCATGCAAAGCATGGGCTAATGCAAACGCACCTTCTCGATTTTTCATCAAAAGATGTAATGCCATACGTTGAGCCGACTTCGGACCAACGCTAGGCAATATACGTAAAGCTTGAACAAGTTGTTCAAATCTATCGCTAAACACAGAATTTCCTTAGAACATGCCCGCTAAGCCAGGTGGCAAGCCCATACCAGAATTTGCTTTTTGCATTTTTTCTTCTGAAATAACTTCAGCTTGACGTACAGCATCGTTTACCGCCGCAGCAATCAAGTCTTCAATCATATCTGGTTCATCTTGAAGTAACTCAGGGTTAATTTCGATACGTTTTACAAGATAGCGACCATTCATGGTTACTTTAACCAAACCACCACCAGCTTCTGCTTGGACTTCAGTTTGGGCAAGCTCTTCTTTCGCCTTTTTTATATTTGTTTCCATATCTTTTTGCATGCGCTGCGCTTGCTGCATGAGCATATTGATATTCATAACTTTACTCCGTATCTCTATCAAATCTTTAAAGTATTATTCGTTATTTGGTAATACTTTATAAAAACTTAATCTCATTGAACCAACCTATGCGATTAAAATACATACAGACTGGTGCATTGAACTCAAATTAATCCGTAATTCTGACACAATAGACTAATGTTTTCTATCAGTATCTCTTGCTCTATTTCACATAGCTCCATAAGTAACATCGCCACACTTAGGCATACGTCATAAATACTTAGATGGTCTAAATTAAAGTCTTATAAAACCTCATTGCGCTATTGAGATGCCTGTAGACCTTTATCAATTGTTTTATATTCACTTAAGGGAACTTTCTTAAAGGAGGTATTTGCTTCTTGAATAGATTTATCTGCTTCTTGCACAGACTTCTCTGCATTGTTGATCAATAAAGTTGTTTCATTCACTGGGTTTTGACTCGGTTTGGTCAGTAATTTATACCCAACGACCCCGATTACCCCCACTACAACGACAATAGCAATAGGCTTAAGCATTTTAAAACTCACATTTCTTTTAATTAAATTTAGAGTCTTTATACCTTGTGCTCTTAGCACTCATTTAAACAAAAATGTAGTTTTTTTATTGTAGTTCTGAAATTTGAGTAACATTTCAATATAAAAACCATCTCGATTAAAGAGATGGTTTCATAAACAAAATAACCCAAAAGAATTATTTCGATAGGAATGATTAGATCAGATCAAGACCACGTGAGATATCACGAATAATGTCATTAATATCTTCTAAGCCCACAGATACACGGATTAAACCTTCTTGAATGCCTGCCGTAGCTTTTGCTTCAGCAGAAAGTTTGCCATGTGTAGTTGTTGCAGGATGGGTAATTGTTGACTTCACATCACCAAGGTTTCCGGTAATCGAAATAAACTTAGTATTATCAATAACCTTCCAAGCACCTTCACGTTCGCCTTTAACAACGAAAGAAACAATCCCGCCAAAACCATTTTGTTGTTTTGCCGCAAGTTCATGGCCTTCTTGAGTTGGTAAACCAGCATAGTAAACTTTTTCTACTTTTTCATGGGCAGTTAACCATTCTGCAAGAATCTGAGCACTTTCACAGTGTGCTTTCATACGTAAGCGCAAAGTTTCTAAACCTTTTAAGAAAACCCATGCATTAAATGGACTCATTGATGGTCCAAGTGTACGGACAACTCCAAAGACTTCTTCTAATAACTTAGCATTACCGACTACAGCACCGCCTAATGCGCGTCCTTGTCCATCTAAATATTTAGTCGCAGAGTAAATGACGAGGTCTGCCCCAAACTTTAATGGTTGCTGTAAAACAGGTGTACAGAAACTGTTATCAACCGCCAGTAATGCACCATGCGCATGAGCAATATCTGCAAGCGCTTGAATATCTGCGATCTCGGCTAGAGGATTAGACGGTGACTCAACAAATA
This region of Acinetobacter sp. XS-4 genomic DNA includes:
- the aroC gene encoding chorismate synthase, coding for MAGNTIGQLFRVTTCGESHGVGLMAIVDGVPPGLELSEEDLQKDLDRRKPGTSKFATQRKEPDQVKIISGVFEGKTTGTPIGLLIENTDQKSKDYGNIAQTFRPGHADYTYTQKYGFRDYRGGGRSSARETAMRVAAGAIAKKYLAEKFGVLIRGHVTQIGNEVAEKLDWNEVPNNPFFCGDVDAVSRFEALVTSLREQGTSCGAKLEIVAEKVPVGWGEPVFDRLDADIAHAMMSINAVKGVEIGDGFAVAGQFGHETRDELTSNGFLANHAGGILGGISSGQSIRVAIALKPTASITTPGKTINLNREDTDVLTKGRHDPCVGVRATPIAEAMLAIVLMDHFLRHRAQNADVIPPFAPIEP
- the prmB gene encoding 50S ribosomal protein L3 N(5)-glutamine methyltransferase → MERPTISPENLQEAAENLSTIRDFIRFGVSALRQHDAHLGQGTEDYFAESSALVLQTLSLEWSADAEILDAKLLPSEKAEFLSLLERRINDRIPTSYLLNLAYFFNKPFYVDERVLIPRSPIAELIEQRFAPYCLDENGQMREALNNLPENAKPKTPHRILDMCTGSGCIAVALAYAYPDAEIDATDISKEALEVASINTEHHNKQYQVALLESDLFAKIPAENQYDLIVSNPPYVDAEDMADLPEEFLHEPELALAAGQDGLDLVRKMLAEAADYLTEDGLIVIEVGNSEWSMRQNFNTIDFNWLTFQKGGSGIFALTAEQCRRYRKLFEEQI
- the trpB gene encoding tryptophan synthase subunit beta; this encodes MQHQINGIALPNEQGFFGEYGGQFIPPHLKEAMDEINVAYEEIRHTAEFQNELSDLFTNYVGRPSPLFYAKRLSEQLGGAQIYLKREDLNHTGAHKINHCLGEALLAKYMGKKKVIAETGAGQHGVALATACALVGIPCEIHMGQVDIEKEHPNVVKMKILGAHLVAVTRGTATLKDAVDSAFEEYLKDPKNFIYAIGSVVGPHPFPKMVRDFQSIIGNEIKDQTHQRFGKSPDYVVACVGGGSNAIGAFTAFLNDPDVKLVGVEPAGHGLDTNMHSATLTLGKPSQIHGMACYVLENEAGEPLPVHSIASGLDYPGVGPQHSFLKDLGRVEYSTATDQECLDAFMTLSRVEGIVPALESSHAVAWAIREAPQLAKETMIVVNLSGRGDKDSDYVAEKLKL
- a CDS encoding VWA domain-containing protein gives rise to the protein MFVRLFYTLRKYGVPVTTRELIDLNRAVSEGLVFADQEEFYQLAKTILVKDERFFDKFDRSMKDYFDGIETFDLDELLKQVHKLPKDWFDLELLEKHLTPEQRAELQKAGSLEELMKMLEERLREQHKKHQGGNRMVGTGGTSPFGAFGDHPEGVRIGGPGRKRSAVKVWEQRKYQNLDDDQVLGTRQMQIALRRLRKFARQGAAEELDVDGTIRETAKQGILDVQMVPERRNRIKVLMLFDVGGSMDAHIAQCEKLFSAAKSEFKTLEYFYFHNCLYDYVWKDNYRRTATRMNTWDLFHTYGRDYRVIVVGDASMAPYELKSVGGSVEYMNDETGEVWLRRLRQHFDKTAWLNPETEGYWHYTQTIGWIKEIFENHMYPMTLKGIEDLTRYLSR
- a CDS encoding MoxR family ATPase, which produces MSADTQHFTGTDQYIATDSLKLAVKAARALQKPLLIKGEPGTGKTLLAEQVAQSLGLKLITWHIKSTTKAQQGLYEYDAVSRLRDSQLGDDRVYDIKNYIKPGKLWEAFTSEERCVLLIDEIDKADIEFPNDLLHELDKMSFYVYETNETITATQRPIVIITSNNEKELPDAFLRRCFFHYIEFPDETTMREIIAVHFPNISATLVNEALQVFFKLREIPNLKKPPSTSELIDWLSLLMADDMPEDVLRNRDTSKAIPPLYGALIKNEQDVQLLERLAFMSRR
- a CDS encoding YcgL domain-containing protein — protein: MHCDIYRSSKKDEMYMYIARPNYPDDTEQADPFENIPEAVVQAFGRATFVMHLELAPTRKLARANVLHVLDSLQTKGFFIQMPPEGLINPNAVEPEGLRGA
- a CDS encoding HRDC domain-containing protein produces the protein MFQFIQQQTDLVDVLQKMDQCSIYGLDTEFIKVDTLWPKLGVCQVNVNGNVYLLDGVSLDLSQFWKRIFLAQQNIFHACGEDIDLIYHYADQEDLLNVFDTQVGLSFLGHGLQVSYQGALKLCLDIDIEKDQTRSDWLARPLSPQQLCYAANDVLYIMKLAHHIQEQLKQKGLYDYVLEDCRSLTKEIISETPTELLYSDVGNYRHSRRQLMQLQNLSEWREYIVKATNQPRSFILRNSTMIDMVEKNPRNSFQLSQVKDIRPNVVREYGKTILELLKDLPNESEWPTKIAKPFKVTSKETLHKMDMVLAHAISETSIPKEVLLRKKWLNAIHQHVLSQGNEQDLPDYLLGWRYELLTQPLIQLFQEEKQSLSI
- the recR gene encoding recombination mediator RecR, yielding MFSDRFEQLVQALRILPSVGPKSAQRMALHLLMKNREGAFALAHALHEASSYIHECSVCHSLTEHEICDICASTEREDQLLCVVESPADVMAIEQSGSFRGKYHVLGGHLSPLDGIGPEEIGIPYLIQRLSQGTIEEVILATNATVEGQATAHYLVEATKHLPIQMTRIAQGVPQGGELEYVDSHTLSQAVHNRMRMK
- a CDS encoding YbaB/EbfC family nucleoid-associated protein, which codes for MNINMLMQQAQRMQKDMETNIKKAKEELAQTEVQAEAGGGLVKVTMNGRYLVKRIEINPELLQDEPDMIEDLIAAAVNDAVRQAEVISEEKMQKANSGMGLPPGLAGMF
- a CDS encoding O-succinylhomoserine sulfhydrylase → MNQSDDLEYQLDTLAIRTGHTRSFEGEHGEPIFLTSSFVYENAAEAAAKFSGQVQGNIYSRFTNPTVSMFEKRLAALDGAERAVATSSGMGAILSVTMAYLKAGDHVICSRAVFGSVVALFEKYIAKFGVDITFVDLCDLDAWKNAVRPETKLLFVESPSNPLAEIADIQALADIAHAHGALLAVDNSFCTPVLQQPLKFGADLVIYSATKYLDGQGRALGGAVVGNAKLLEEVFGVVRTLGPSMSPFNAWVFLKGLETLRLRMKAHCESAQILAEWLTAHEKVEKVYYAGLPTQEGHELAAKQQNGFGGIVSFVVKGEREGAWKVIDNTKFISITGNLGDVKSTITHPATTTHGKLSAEAKATAGIQEGLIRVSVGLEDINDIIRDISRGLDLI